The segment ggggcagaaccaggagaacgttgtacacagagacggatacaccgCAGAAGAACCCAGTGCGACGGACTCTGCCACTAGcggcaatgcaacaagccaggacactcctgaaggccGTCGGGGGAAGAATGCTGCCCACACCgagaggaagaaccgtgggagcggATATGCAAAAGCGAAACCCATCACCTGGATGTGTGGACATGTGACctggggtttgggctttaaaaggTCACTCTGTAGCAgaaacgaataatatggaaatgggtatcaagtgataacgtttgtacaacccagtggaattgcttgttggctctgggagggagagaaaagagaggagggaaagaaaatgaatcatgcaaggaaggaaggaaggaaggaagaaggagggaaggatgaagggaaggaaggaaggaaggaaggaaggaagggagggagggagagagggaggNNNNNNNNNNNNNNNNNNNNNNNNNNNNNNNNNNNNNNNNNNNNNNNNNNNNNNNNNNNNNNNNNNNNNNNNNNNNNNNNNNNNNNNNNNNNNNNNNNNNNNNNNNNNNNNNNNNNNNNNNNNNNNNNNNNNNNNNNNNNNNNNNNNNNNNNNNNNNNNNNNNNNNNNNNNNNNNNNNNNNNNNNNNNNNNNNNNNNNNNNNNNNNNNNNNNNNNNNNNNNNNNNNNNNNNNNNNNNNNNNNNNNNNNNNNNNNNNNNNNNNNNNNNNNNNNNNNNNNNNNNNNNNNNNNNNNNNNNNNNNNNNNNNNNNNNNNNNNNNNNNNNNNNNNNNNNNNNNNNNNNNNNNNNNNNNNNNNNNNNNNNNNNNNNNNNNNNNNNNNNNNGGGacggaaggagggagggagggaaggaaggagggagggagggaaggagggagggaaggtgcCACCTGAAGCTGAAGTGAGAGCCTCAGTAGTCCAGGGTCCCATGACTCCCCAGACAAATTGTCCATCCCAAACAGTGTCCCAGAGAAAGGAGTGTTGGAGGCAGATGGGTACAGATGGAAACATGCTATCTTTCACATCCTCTTTCTCACAACAAAGTTGGACCGATACTGAAGTGGGTTTTGCctgacaataaaaacaaaatttaaaaaggaatgtCCCCGAGCCGAGCCAATGGGCGGCACTCTTGCCTGAGACGATGGCGCTTCCCATTCACACAGTCGCTCTCAATGGGAGAACAGAGATCGCCAGTGGCCGCCTCCTCCGCATCAACACATGCATCTTCTCAAACCGAGTCCCACCCCAGCAGGCACGAGCAGACCCAGAAGGGGCCAAGCCTTCCAGAGAGCACACAGGCACGTACCTGGAGAGCAGGCAGACGGCTCTGCTGGTTGGGAATCACCTTTAAGGAGATCGTTCCTTTGGTTTCTTTCTATTGGGCAAAGGAGAGGAAAGACAAAGCAAAGGCGGGAATGATTAACACACCCATCTGCTTCGGGTGCACAAGGGGGGGCAGCAGGGGTGAGCTCCGGCAGCAGGGTCCCAACATACCCTCTGTGAAGGGCAAACCCTTAGTGGCCCCTCCTGGAAGCCATCCACGTGGCTCCCTCCCCACCTCATTTTCCACACCTGAAGAAAAGGGTGAACAACATCCACCTCTGAGTGGGAGGCACCCAAAGCTGCGGTGGGCTTCGGCCCCACCCCCGATACCTACCATCACCTTCTGCAGCTGATCCACAGAGTGGTTAGTCACGCTCATGCCATTGATTTCCAAGATCTCATCTCCCACATGAAGGGAGCCTGCCAGGGAGAGAAGCCAAACTGAGGAAGGGCAACTCAACACCCCATCAGCCACTCTCCCAGACTGGGCCGAGGACCAAGTGGCCCCGGGATGGCACTGTGTGGGCATCACGAGCTAGAGCCGGGGAGGGGCTTCCAGCGCCTCCAGTCCCCACCTGCAGCCACAGACAGCGGAGCCGAGGCATCTTCTACAGAGAGCTCGAGGTGGAGGCAGCTGGAGGGGGACTcggtggacagagtgccaggcccagagaggagagCTCCTGGCTTccgatctggcctcaggcacttcacccccatcgcctagccctggcccctcttctgccttgctatcgattctaagatggaaggtaaaaaaaaaaggagccaaAGATGCTCCCGTCCTCCCGGAAGTGGAGTCCTTTGAGCCGGCCCCCATTCCTGTGTGGTACATGAGCGGATGGGGGAAcactgaggaggaagagagacagcaAGAACGGACCCCCCCCCCGACTCCGAGTGCCGGCACCTTGCCAAAACCAAGCGCAAAGAACGCTGGGCCACCTGAGCTCAGGGGTCATTCTTCGGGCCCCACTTAGCATGTGACGCTGGACATAAGGTCTCCGAGGGCCTGGTGTGTGCAGCCCTTAGCTTGGCGCAGTACCTGGCACGCAGCAGGCTGACCAATTAACACGGGCTCCCACCGTCAGGATTTCCCGGCAGGCAACGGCCACATTCCCTCCCCTCCGCCAAAGAAGGGCTCTCATGGGGCGGCACCAAAAGCTACCTTGTCTGTGAATCATGCCCCCGTGGAGAATTCTGGCCACCATGCATGACTGTTTCTCATTCAGCTTCAGAGTAATTCCCTGGAAGAAAGGGAGATGCCCAAGGCCCTCTGCATTAAGCAATATGCGCTGCGGCGCCGCGCCAAGCTCGTCCCTCCGCCGCGGCTAAGCCACCTGGAGGACTTGCTGGAAAGCGTACCGTCAGCCCCGTTTTACAGAGGGCCGGAGGCAGGCCTCTGAGCCAAGTCTCCAGACTCCTTGGCCGGTAAGAGTCTCGCGACAACAGGGCCAGCAGCTTTTGGAGGCTTCCTACCTCCACCCAGTAAGAAAGGGCATGGGGGCAggggcagggaggaggaaaggccCGATTCAGTCTCCGGTGAGGGGCGGGgcgaggaggaagaagggaaggctGCTGGCCACTCACCATGGGCTCCTCTGTGACCTTCTCAAACTGGATGAAGCGCACTTTCCGTGGCTCCCGGTGGCGGTGGCTGCCGGGCCCAGGACTAGCTGGTGCGGCAGATCCATTGGTGTAGATGTCCTCGATCACAGAATTTGAGGGGAAGGAAGCGACCTGAGAAGAACAAAGCACGCCCTGGGGTTAAAGCATCAGGGAAGGCACTCGGCAGCGAGTCTGCGGCCGAGGCCCCCCTGCCCGGCCCCAGAGCCGCAAGGGACGGTGGGGAAAAGCGAGGCCCAGAACGTGTGGCCGGACTGAGGGCTTCTATCCGAACGGCTCGCAAACGTTCTGTCAAACTAAACTAAGCTCCGGCCCTTCATTTCCATGGAGCTTTTGGTATCTGCCCGAGTGAGAGGAGGCGCCACGGGCTCTCTCTCCGCCACTGTCCCCGAGCCGATGGGGAGAGCCCGCTTCctggaccccccccccccttggcaCTTTCTCCTTTACCTCGGCGGCACCACCTCATCCTTTCCAGGTCACGTGCCCAGACCACCGCCAGAGTGCAGGGATGCAGGGCGGGCCCAAATGCAtgatggggcgggggggggggggtccctgcTAACTGCAGGAGGCGGAGGCGACGCTGAGGGGAAGCATTTGGAATCGGGGCCAGCCAGGCCCAAAGGAACCCTATTCTCTGCGGGCCAGGCGCGAGAGGAGCCGGGACGCCGGAAGGCCAAAGGGCCGACGGTGGCGGTTCACACGGGGGCCGCCCTCTTCATTCACTGCCTCGGTTCTCGCCATCTGCTGCCACCACAGCTGCCCAACTCTTCCTGGAGCTCAGCCGAGTTCTGGGTCTGACTTGACCTTCTCGGTCCCCCACGCCATACTGCCCAGGACAAGCCTTCGACTCCTCCCCTCCCACATCAGCTCAGCCCCAACCGTGCCTGGAAGGTCACCTTCCCCGAGCACATTCCTTCCTCACTGGGGCCACCTTGATCCCAAGTCAGCATTCTGGGCGCCTCCCTCTCCACATATGCGCGTAGTGCAGGAAGTCACAAAATTCTGTTGCCTGGGTCCACTTGGATTTCACGCTCTTCACTGCCAACTTGGTCTCTTCGCTAGATGGGGACCCTTGTAGTCATCGCCCCGGCCTTCCACGGACTAAGTTCTCTTCTTATTGAGGAGTGAGAAGGCCCGGGTTCAAATGCTGACCCGGGACAAATCACTTTCCTCCCCggggcctgtttcctcatttcctcctaGCTTGCCTGAGTGTCCAATTTCCAGGCCCAGGAGCCTGGGGACGAACTTCCAGCCCTGCTATTCCGGATGAAGACTTCGGCAGGCCAGAGAACTTCTCCGGGGCTGGGCATCCTCCCCTGCGACATCTGGAGGGTGAACCGGCTCCCTAGTCCTGCCACCCGAAGGAAGGGAGGTATCAGCTGCTGCTGCTCCCCTCGGAGCCAGCCTCCCCGAGAGCTCCTTGGTGCTGGGTCGCCCCTTTGTCTTCAAGGGTGCCCTTCTCTGCTGGCACGCTGTCAAAACAAGAATGCCGAGCCGAGGAGACTGGGCGAGCCTGGAAAGACTTGCGTGAACTGATGCGGAGTAAAGCAAGCAGAGCCCGGAAAACAGCAGGCACGACGACCACACAATGGAGACCGAAAGAGCGACTAGGTCCCTGCCCTCGCGCCAGAGCTGTGGAAACTGACTTTGCTGAGTGGGCATTTGTTTCCTCCAGCACTACACGCCAGGCCAGGTGCCAGGTGCCCGGGCCTCCACGAGGAATTTCTGAAGGAAAGTGACCACGAACCAAAGGCTTCTTCCACGGAACCTTTGGGGAGGCACGAGAGAGGCCCGGCCAAACTCTGACTGGCCACATACCGCTCTCGTGACCCTGGATAAGCTGCTGCGCCCGGAAGACAACGGGGACTTGGGCGCTCTCTTCTGGCCCTAGAATTATGGTCTTCCTACCAGGCTCGCTCCTTTCTCTCAGtctttctcctcctacctctcgCCCCTCCGAACCCAGCAGACTGAGAGTCCGGGCCCAGGCCTCTGTGTCTCTCAACCCCtcgtctccaaggcagaagagcggtcagggccaggccatgggggtcaagtgactcggccagggtcacccggctgggaagtgtctgaggccacattggaacccaggacctcccgtctccaggcctggcgctccatccactgagctaaccagccgCCCCCCAACAAGCCTCTCATTTAGTCCAACCTGATTCTCTGGAGAAGGCAGGAGAGCAACACAAAGCCTATTGCAGATGTGGAGAGCCACGCAAAAGAAATTCCCACGTTATAAAATGGGCCTCCCTCGGCCCTCCGAGCCCATCGAACGGCTTCCCCCGGAGGCCCCTGGAAGGGCGTGCGCGCAGGGACACTGTGTTGCTGGGTGTCCCCGATTTCAGTCCTTCGTCTCTCCGATATTGCTGTTCCTGTAGACGTTCCAGGAGCATTTCTAAGGGCTCGAGGCTGGCTGGGCACTGAGGATGCAGCTCAACAGGGGGCACGATgagagagtgctaggcctggggtcaggaagacctcagtttcctcatccacgaAATGGGGTTCATTAAAGCAGCTCCCTCCTAGAGTTGTGAAGCCGGCACACGGCTGTGTAAATTGTAgccaccctcctcctcctcctcctcctccaagctGCCCAGGACTCCAGGCCACCGAGGGAGGGGGTGGAGAGGTCCAGCTGGCGATCCAAGCCGAACTCAACCTCTCCTCCCCCAAAACACTCGTTCCCAGGAGAAGTAAGGCCCGTTGCTATAGTCATGTGAGAGCTAACGGGCTAGTCCCTTCTTGACCCTGCAAGTTCGATGCTCCCTCCTGAGGACCCGGACAGGTGAAGTGACCCGTCCAGGGCCACAAGCACGAGGCAGGCCGATTCAGTGACGGGGGACGAAACCGACCCCCAACAGGCAACACACCAACCCAAAGACTCCCAACTCCCGGGCCGAGGCCTCGTCCTTGGGGGAAAAGGCCGACAAACTGGACAGCAAGAAGGAAGTTGGATTCGGAGCTACGCCTcacccccttcctgtagccagAGAAGCTCCGCACGGGGGCGGGGCCTGCCCAGAAGCAGCGAGAGCCTCAGCAGGTCTGCGCAGGCCCAAAGAGGCCAAGAGCAGGCGAGGGCTCGAGAGATCACAGAGGGGAAGCCACGAGACGAACGCGCTTTGCACAAATCAATCCAACGGAACTCGGCCCCGAAAGGCCGACCTAAAGGAAAACGGGGAGGCTGGCACAGGGCCGCGCGGCTGCCAGACAGTGAAGAAGAGGGCCTCGAGGCACATACggagcagctctttctgtggtggcaaaaaaaactggcaGCAGGGGGGGCCCATCACATCATCTGTGGTACACGGAGGGGACGAAGCATCGCTGCACTGTAAGAGACGTTTCCAAAGCCTCATGGCGcgagggccagctaggtggtggCACGGATggccaccaggcctggagttgggaggaccaaggttcaaatcggGTTtgagacacttcctggctatatgaccttgggcaagtcatttaaccctgatcgcttagcccttactgctcttccgtcTTACAACGGGGCCGGCCGTGAGAGCCGTGCAGCGCTCACAGCGCGGCGCCTGAACAAAAACGGACTTGacggctcctgcagaaagagccgcccgttgccgacccctggcctagagaAACCAGCTGAACAGCTGATACCGCACTGACAGAACGCTCAGGACCACAGACAGCATGGCAGACGGGCAGGCGTCCAGCTCCAGACAGAAGATGCGAATGACATCTAAAAAGCCAGAAATGCGATCGAAGGTCGATTCCGCAGTAAGAACCGGCCTGAAAGATTTAGAGAAACTTGAGGAGGTTCCTGGAACCGAGGGCAGAGCGAACAGGAAGAGTCCGGAGGGAAAGAACcaacctcctcccctcccccccataaaTGACCCATCTCGGTCCCGGAAGACTGATGAGACCATTTCTTTCCTCTCACAGAGGTGGAGGCCTACAGGTGCAGAATGCTGCATCCCTGGGCCATTGGTTTTCACGGGTTTTTCCTGGTTGTATTGGAGGTTTCTGGTGAGGAACACAGGATCAGAAACAGCCGAGGCGCGACAACCAAAAAgacccccccgcccccccccccccgaatcaACAAAGCACGAACACGAATGGTTTGCGAGGACGCCGTTTGGAAGGGCCCGAGAAAGGAAAAGGTAGGCGAAGCGCGCCAGGCGGGCCTACTGCTCCGAACCACGGCCCATCTCTCTGGCTCCCTCCCATCTTGGAACAATATTGCGTAttgattccgaggcagaagagcaataagggtgaGCCCACTggggctgtgacttgcccagggtcacccggctgggaCCTGCACggagccagccagccagccagccgcCCCCTGGATGTTCTTTTAAACAAAGCCAAGGCGGCCAGTGGAGGCAGGAGGGAGGAAGCCTTTCCAGGCCGATCCCGGCAAAACTAGGGATCTGTGCTTGGGGCGGGAGGCGGAGAACATGTGCAAAGTCTCCTTTGGGCACGCCGCCAGCGCCAGATAAACTGGGGATTGTGAAGCAGCTAAGGAGCAAGGCCACGGGGGACATCTAGGGGAGCGAGCACGCCGCGTACGCCTGTGAGCGTACCGGCGGCACGAACTTCGGGCCCTGAGAAGTAGCATTTGATCTTTAGCTCCCCACTCTGCCTGAGTTCAGACCCctaccagctgggtgaccctggctaagtcacttcacctggtttgcctcagtttcctcacctgtcaaacgAGCCAGAGAAGGATTTAGCAAACGACTCCAGTGTCTCTGCGGAGAAAACCGAACAAGTGTGGGCTCGGATTACGTCGGGCAGATCCCGAGAACCCAACATCCCGGGCGAAATCTGCCAAACAGGCTGCCCCGCGATTGGCTCGGGCCTGTCTCTCCAGAGACGGCTGCGGGTTCGATCCAGGCGTCGGGCTCCCGGCCCCAGCTCTTCCCGGGAGAATGCGAGGGCTGGAGCGAGTGTGGGGGAACTTGAGACTCTGCTGAGCCCATCCGTTTGCTCTtcagggtgggggaagggagaaccCTGTCTGCGCCCCAAGCGGAGACGGCCTCTGCTGGGAGATTTCGGCAGCTCCTGAAATAACCGCCCAAAGGTGGCCCTGCCGCGCCTCGCCCTCCCGGTCTCTGGAGGGAGGCAGAGCCAGCGCTCGAGCGGGAAAGGAGGCAAAGAGAGCCTCCGAGCAAAGAACGGCGACTGGCCTGCCATCTGCACAAACCTAGGCACAGGAGCACGTCTGGGCCTCGCTGCTGCTCTTTCCCGTGAGTGATTTCACAGAACTTAACTGCTTGGGAAGGAAAGTCCAAGCGGCCCGTGCGCTCGCAGCGTGCATGTTTCGCCATTAATTAGCAACGGTTGGTCGAGAAAATCTGTACAAGAGAAATGCAGGGGGCCCCAGTTAGCCTGGGTTAGGCCGAGATGGCGAGGGCGAGCGGGGGGCCAAATCACGGGGGGGGGGCCCGTTTTGTTTTCAAATCTTtgtttaaactcttgccttccaccTTANAGCGGGGGGCCAAATCACGGGGGGGGGGCCCGTTTTGTTTTCAAATCTTtgtttaaactcttgccttccaccttagaatcaaccgTGCaccttggttccaaggcagaagagcactaagggctggGCGACGGgagtcgagtgacttgcccaaggtcacacagctgggaagggtctgaggccgggGCCTCCCATCCAccgtgccacctaactgtccccttgAGAAGCCGTTTTGAAGTCTGCAGGTCTTTAGTCCAAGTCCGccggaagaaaagagagaaggttcAAGCAGGCTGAGAGGAGAGGAGGCGAGCCAAGGGGAGGGAGGCTCTGTGGGCCGACACGGCGCCGCTGGGGAAAGAGAGGCCTGCTGATGTGGGGTGTCTGTTTATCTCACTGACATAAGAAGGATGAGAAACTTTCTGGGGAGAATTCTACGGGCTGGCGCGCTCGCAATGTCCACGTTCTAGGAGAGCCTCCCGGGCCCTCTTAAAGAGGGGGCCGAGAATGCAGCCGGCCCTGTCATTTGGGGTGCCCTTCGCGTTTGGGTGCATTGAGTTTGCTGTGAATAAGAATGAGAAAGGACTGGGAAACGGGCAAAAGGAGGACGagaaccctcccccccccccccatgccaaACTGGGACGGTCTGGAACCTGGAACGGCACTCGGAGGAGCCGAGGTTTTCCGACGGGTCGCGTTTGGAAATCCGGCACACTACGAAGTTACTGCTGGGcgtctcccccttcccttcttccatctGGGAGCCGCCGGCTCCAGGGATAAAGGCTGTGAAGTCTTTAACGGAGTCGATTTTGCTTCCAGCTGAGGAAGAACAACAACTTGTTCTTGGGGGAAACCGCAAGCGAGCGAGCTTGTGAGTTCTCCTTTCCTGCAAGGTTCTCTGGGAGCGCCTTTGTGTTTGGGCGGCCCTGCTGACGCACAGCATGTTGGGAAATTCTAAAGTGAGGAAGTGGTTCCCCGAGAACCCTCTCGCAGCTGAAGTAAGGGGGCTGCCGAGCTAGCTGGGGAAGGAGCCATCTTTAGCTGACCGTTCGCCCGCTGCTGTGAAAAGCGACCACGCGTAGGGACACGACGCCTTTCCCAAGACGGGTCTGTATTTATCTACGTGTTCCCGATTCCCACACGACTCCTCCCCAGGCTCCAGCTGGGCTGTCcacgtattatcatgcaaagcacgATGGAAATGACACTTTTAAGCCAATCTGGTCTCTTCGGGCCTCGGACCTTCGGGGTCAATAGGAAATGCCTGAAGATGCGGCTATCTGCTACCAGGGCAGTCACAGCCCGCGATCACTGACTGATTTCTGCTCCAGGATGGATCTAAACTAGAAAGCGAGAGTAAGCTAAGACCTTGTATGTGCTTATCGTTAACTGTTACTGCAACAACACGAGAAGAAAGAATCATGACCGTACCCGGGCCCGGACTGTGATTGGGGAAGCTTGCTGTCGGAGCTAAAATGtcatggtgggggcagctgggtagctcagtggatggagagtcaggcctagagacgggaggtcctgggttccagtctggcctcagacacttcccagctgtgtgaccctgggcaagtcacttgacccccattgcctacccttaccactcttctgcctcggagccgatacccaggattgactccaagacggaaggggagggttaaaaaaaaagaaataaaaataaaatgtcattttatgCTATTGTTCTGAATTCTGAGTTGAGGCTAACGGGCCAGATTTCATTCCCTCAGTGGCTGTGAGATCAGAGAGCTGCTACAGGCGGGCGGGTGTGCTTGGGAAGGGTAATGGCAGGAGTCTCTTGCCTCAGTTCTGTGCTTCTTTGCCTTCTCGCCTGGTTGGTCCCGGAGTTGGCCTCTGCTGCTCCAAAACAAAGGGCTGGCAAGGAGGCTTTACCCCACTGGGCCGACATCAGGCCGGTCTGGGCCCTCGAAGGACACTTAGATACAGAAAtatttctatgaagaaaaagGGGCGAGGACGTCCGCTGCTTCTGGGGGGCGTTTGTACCAAAGAAGGGCTGCCAACACGGGACGAGGTGCTGTGCCCAGACGAGTTTTTCTCCCCTGGGATATACGGGATCCCCCCAGTGTAACGTCATTTATTGAGAGGGGCGCGTGGCCTCTCGATAAAGGATCGGCCCCTGCACGCAAAGACGCTCTCGTGAGCTCTGACGCTCTTTCCGTTACgcacagaaacaatttttgacgaTTGTTCTCGGACATTTTAGGAGTCCAATTttgtccctccccctccccgaGGTGGTAAAGAGCCTGGCAGGGGCTTTCACGTGATACAGAATTCCACGTCGCTCATGTGTGACAGAAGCCCTAACTAGTTACTGGAAGGCTAAATCGAAGAGGCCGCGCGAGGCCCGCCTCGCTCATCACCAGCCGCACTACCCGGGCGATCTCTGCGAGGGCCTCGGCCCAGACCCGAGATGAAATGAGACGATGAAACGGCTTAGCAAGAAcgggcaaggggggggggggccgcGTGCCATTTAATACTGGTCGCCCGAAGAGCTTCGTGCCCAGATTCGAGCGTGGATAGGCCGATGTCGAAGTGTGCGACGAGGGGAATCTTTGATGTCCGATTCCCCTGGACTCCTTTTCATCGTCTGGGGCTCCGCTCCGGGCCATTCTTCCTGCAGCTTCTGGCTAACCGAAAGTCCATCTTCTGTTAATATTAACCTCACCTGACCAAGAGCTGCCACGTGCAATCAGAATGCAGAGGGGCGGCGGTTGGAATTTGACCTTCCCAATTGTCCTCGAGTCCCTCCGAGGAGTAAACAAGAGTAGGCgttctcggggggggggggggatccccATTTTGCTTAGCTAAGTTTATTCAGCTTTTATGGCTCTGAGGAAAGTACGAGACTGTAAATCTCGATCTCGGTGTGTGGAAGGATCCCTTCTGGCCTTTCTGATGTGACCTTATCCGTAAAAGCCTGTCAGAAAATCCTCATCGTCCCCCTCCCCGCAGCCCGGATCTGTGCGTTGGAACAGATTTCTTTGGACAGCAGAGGAGACGCCCGCAAAAGGAAGCCAGCCATGCGGGCAGGGGCTAGACTTGGAGTTTCAATGGGAAAATGCCCTCTTTCGTGCcctgaggtgaaatgacttgcctgggcatctgaggctggatctgaactcgggGCTTGCCAGGTCCGGGCCCGGCGCTCTCTCCCCAGCACCACAAACTGGGGGGAAAGTCTTTTACACGACAGCTAGGTCCGCACTAGTGGGGATTCtcgttgcacatttccactggggcGTTCTACATTCACGCTCACTGGCGCAGGGTTATTTCCGGGGATCCCCGTCCAGCTCCGATCAGGCCCCAGCTCTAAGCACTCGAGCAGAGCGTGTGGCCCGAAGAGCCGGACGGATGCAGACGGAAGAAGACTTCGGGAAGTCCGCTGGCCAGCGAGGACGGCGAGTCAGCCGATACCGAGAGAAACGTACTCCCTGGAGAGACCTGCGGCCGCAcgactggaaaaggaggaggcGGCTGGCGACGTGGGGCCGTGGAAGCCACCAACATGAGCCTGGAGAGACTTCGGCAGCTAGTGGGGGACGGAAGGGCCCGGGAGCCAAGAAGCGCCCAGTCGCGCGTCCATCTCTCTCCTGGCCCTGCGGTTAAACCCCTTGAGAAGGCCGCCTGCCCTGGGCGTCTCCGCTTCTGTTACTCTCACGCTCGCTCCTGCCTGGCCCATCACCCATCGGAAACTCCCTTTCTAAATCTGCTCCAATCCGATGGCCTCGTCTCCATCCCCATCCTCCCGGCCCTCTCGGAAGCCTCGGCCGCTATGGGCCAAGGCTCCACCTCGATACTCCTCCTTCTCCGGTGTAGGCCGCGCTCACTAATGCTTCTGCCCTGGGGCTCCTTCTCTTTGCCCTCTTAGAGTTAGAGGTATCTTGAACCTCTCAAACTAGATCGCCCAAAATGCCTCTCTGCGTTACCCAGAATGCACTTCCCTTCGTCCACGTTtgcatctccccccccccccccatgagcGTGGCTGGGTTAGCACCTTCTTGCTTTAGCTGTTATTAGGAAACTTTAGACAATCTAACACTTTGCGTGGTAGGCCGATGATCTCATTGGCCTGGCCCGGCCCTCGGGCTCCTGTCACCATCTTCCTATTGGATGGCTGCGCCTGGATGGCCTAAACGGAACTCCTCATCTCCACTCTCTGCAGCTTCCCTCAGACTCACCCGGCCTCATCCGGGTTAGAGAGGCTGCTAAGTCCTCCCAGTGTGACCTCTGACATCATCACCACCTCCTGTTGGACTCCAGCGGCAGCTCCTGGGGCCGGGCGGTCCCTCCTTCCCGCACTCCACTATCTAACTtgccctactatgtgctaagctcCCTATGACAATCCTttcaggtagatgctattattgtctattttatagttgaggaaattaaggcagaggctgtgacttgtccaagggcatAACTACTTGGGGatttgaagccacatttgaactcaggtcttcctgactccaggcccaccgCTCTAGCTGTcgagcctcctggtggtcccataCCTCGAGGATCAACCAGAAAATCTGGCTTGGCTTTGAAATCCTTTCGTGACCTGCCCGCCCTCCCTCACCTTTCTGGTCACCTCCttgtaccctttgatccagtggcGCCCAGGTCCCTAAACGGGACTTCTCTGCAAGGTCTTTACACGTCCCTTTCCTCTGCCCAAGGACCTTCCGGAGTcctgagggggaggagggagccaTGGCTGCCTGGAGCTTCTAAAGGGCCCGGCCCATTTGGCCTGAAGAAACCATCAGCCCATGGGGTCCAAAGGGCGCGCCAAGGCTCCAGCCAGGCGGGGCAAAGTAAGATGGAGAGCAGTTTCAGGGTCATCTA is part of the Gracilinanus agilis isolate LMUSP501 chromosome X, AgileGrace, whole genome shotgun sequence genome and harbors:
- the MPP1 gene encoding 55 kDa erythrocyte membrane protein, which codes for MAKHARCERTGRLDFPSQAVKFCEITHGKEQQRGPDVLLCLALAFSREELGPGARRLDRTRSRLWRDRPEPIAGQPVWQISPGMLGSRDLPDVIRAHTCSVFSAETLESFAKSFSGSFDRNLQYNQEKPVKTNGPGMQHSAPVGLHLCERKEMVSSVFRDRDGPVLTAESTFDRISGFLDVIRIFCLELDACPSAMLSVVLSVLSVRPGGHPCHHLAGPRAMRLWKRLLQCSDASSPPCTTDDVMGPPCCQFFLPPQKELLRPAPVRSFSGYRKGGVLCSSQVASFPSNSVIEDIYTNGSAAPASPGPGSHRHREPRKVRFIQFEKVTEEPMGITLKLNEKQSCMVARILHGGMIHRQGSLHVGDEILEINGMSVTNHSVDQLQKVMKETKGTISLKVIPNQQSRLPALQMFMRAQFDYDPQKDPLIPCKEAGLKFATGDIIQIINKDDSNWWQGRVEGSAREAAGLIPSPELQEWRVASVAQSATRAESPSCSPFGGKKKKYKDKYLAKHSSIFDQLDVVSYEEVVQLPAFKRKTLVLIGASGVGRSHIKNALVSKNPEKFVYPAPYTTRPPKKSEENGKDYHFISTEEMTRNISANEFLEFGSYQGNMFGTKFETLHQIHQQDKVAILDIEPQTLKIIRTAELSPFIVFIAPTNKAQQSEALQQLQKDSESIHNRYAHYFDFTLVNNGIDESLKILQEAFELACSSPQWVPVSWVY